The following are encoded in a window of Jeotgalibacillus aurantiacus genomic DNA:
- a CDS encoding alpha-amylase yields the protein MERNHTMLQFFEWHIAADGDHWKRLRDAAKELKDKGIDGVWIPPVTKGESDADVGYGVYDLYDLGEFDQKGTVRTKYGTKEELHEAIKACQEQGIQVYVDIVMNHKAGADEKETFEVIEVDAENRLDEISDPFEIEGWTKFTFPGREGKYSDFEWNFHHFNGTDYDAREERTGFFKIVGENKDWNDEVDEEFGNYDYLMFANIDYNHPEVRDEMISWGKWMIDTLQHDGYRLDAIKHISSSFINDFIKSMMAHRDGNFYIVGEYWNTDLEACGNFLEETEYQLDLFDVQLHYKLHEVSEKGRDADLSALFNGTLVKEYPMNAVTFVDNHDSQPGESLESWIQDWFKQSAYALILLRKDGYPCVFYGDYFGIDGEEPIEDKREAIDPLIYARYHKAYGEQNDYFDHPATIGWVRRGVEEIQGSGCAVVVTVGDEGEKRMFVGQHRSGEQWRDYTNSREEHVTIDEEGYGIFPVNAGSVSVWALPEE from the coding sequence ATGGAACGTAACCACACCATGCTTCAATTTTTCGAATGGCACATTGCAGCGGACGGAGATCACTGGAAGCGGCTGCGTGATGCTGCAAAGGAATTAAAAGATAAAGGCATTGATGGCGTGTGGATTCCCCCTGTCACAAAAGGCGAATCAGATGCAGATGTAGGGTACGGGGTTTACGATCTTTATGATTTAGGTGAATTCGACCAGAAAGGAACCGTACGGACAAAATACGGTACGAAAGAAGAACTGCACGAAGCGATTAAAGCCTGTCAGGAGCAGGGGATTCAGGTTTACGTTGACATTGTGATGAATCATAAAGCAGGTGCAGATGAGAAAGAAACGTTTGAAGTCATTGAAGTCGATGCTGAAAACAGACTGGACGAAATTTCAGATCCGTTCGAAATAGAAGGATGGACGAAATTCACGTTTCCGGGCCGGGAAGGCAAGTACTCCGACTTCGAGTGGAATTTCCATCATTTTAACGGCACCGACTATGATGCACGTGAAGAACGAACCGGATTCTTTAAGATCGTTGGTGAAAACAAAGACTGGAACGATGAGGTAGATGAGGAATTTGGAAACTATGACTATCTCATGTTTGCCAATATTGATTACAACCATCCGGAGGTCCGTGATGAAATGATCAGCTGGGGTAAATGGATGATTGATACGCTACAGCATGATGGATACCGTCTGGACGCGATTAAGCATATCAGTTCAAGCTTTATCAACGACTTTATTAAATCTATGATGGCTCATCGTGATGGAAACTTTTATATCGTTGGTGAGTACTGGAATACAGACCTTGAAGCATGTGGGAATTTCCTTGAAGAAACAGAGTATCAGCTTGATCTGTTTGATGTACAGCTTCACTATAAGCTTCACGAAGTCTCGGAAAAAGGCCGGGATGCTGATTTATCAGCTTTATTTAACGGTACTTTAGTGAAAGAATATCCAATGAATGCTGTAACGTTTGTGGACAATCACGATTCACAACCCGGTGAATCGCTGGAATCCTGGATTCAGGACTGGTTTAAACAAAGTGCTTACGCCCTGATTCTGCTGAGAAAAGACGGCTATCCATGTGTCTTTTACGGTGATTATTTCGGTATTGACGGTGAAGAACCGATTGAAGATAAACGGGAAGCCATCGATCCTCTTATATACGCCCGCTATCACAAGGCATACGGCGAGCAGAATGACTACTTTGATCATCCGGCAACGATCGGCTGGGTTCGTCGTGGCGTTGAAGAGATCCAGGGCTCCGGCTGTGCTGTAGTGGTAACCGTTGGAGACGAAGGAGAAAAACGCATGTTCGTGGGGCAACATCGTTCAGGCGAGCAGTGGAGAGATTATACCAACTCACGAGAAGAGCATGTGACCATTGATGAAGAAGGCTACGGAATATTCCCAGTCAATGCCGGCAGTGTCTCTGTATGGGCATTACCTGAAGAATAA
- a CDS encoding excisionase family DNA-binding protein: protein MYLTTKELADYLDMSEQSILNLIYQNKIRAVHDGSQYLINKEQFNQHLKQVEKMKQLLEEWKNEPIPESVDVKDED from the coding sequence ATGTATCTCACAACGAAAGAATTAGCTGACTATTTAGATATGTCTGAACAATCGATTTTGAACTTAATTTATCAGAATAAAATTAGAGCTGTTCATGATGGCTCTCAGTATTTAATTAATAAAGAACAATTCAATCAGCATTTAAAGCAGGTTGAAAAAATGAAGCAGCTGCTGGAAGAGTGGAAAAATGAACCGATTCCTGAGAGTGTGGATGTGAAGGATGAGGACTGA
- a CDS encoding aspartate kinase codes for MKVVKFGGSSVASASQYKKVAAILAADPERKAVVVSAPGKRHEGDTKTTDLLIRLAESVDDKSFNEEAFQAVTARYRDIVEDLELDVSLMTEVEAHLHEVISFYRHSKDRLLDGLKASGEDLNAKVMTAYLKSLGREVTYVSPRKAGMIVTDEPGNAQILPEAYPEIAKLRDHPGLLVIPGFFGYSYEGNIVTFPRGGSDITGSIIAAGLDATEYENFTDVDSIYCVSPKMVQQPRELKELTYREMRELAYSGFSVFHDEALQPVVQKRIPVCVKNTNRPEAPGTRIVHERKLDGRPVIGIASDEGFCSINITKYLMNRELGFGRKLLAILEDEGISYEHTPSGIDNMSVILRDHQLYNGQEKRVLDRIRKELKVDDLYVERDLAMIMVVGEGMNQTVGIASKATTALAEAGANIKMINQGSSEVSMMFGVNVKDVKRAVQSLYRIYFPVKETV; via the coding sequence ATGAAAGTCGTAAAATTTGGTGGAAGTTCAGTTGCCAGTGCCAGCCAGTATAAAAAAGTAGCAGCGATTCTTGCCGCGGATCCTGAACGGAAAGCGGTCGTCGTTTCTGCTCCGGGAAAACGTCATGAAGGTGATACGAAAACGACGGATTTACTCATTCGTCTCGCTGAAAGCGTTGATGATAAAAGCTTTAATGAAGAGGCGTTTCAGGCTGTTACAGCCCGTTACCGTGATATCGTCGAGGACCTTGAACTCGATGTTAGCCTCATGACAGAAGTGGAGGCACATCTGCACGAAGTCATTTCTTTTTACCGCCATTCAAAGGACCGTCTGCTCGATGGTCTGAAAGCGAGTGGGGAGGACTTAAATGCCAAGGTGATGACGGCTTATCTGAAATCGCTCGGACGGGAAGTGACTTATGTTTCCCCGAGAAAAGCGGGCATGATTGTAACGGATGAACCAGGGAATGCGCAAATTCTTCCGGAAGCGTACCCCGAGATTGCGAAGTTAAGAGATCATCCGGGTCTGCTTGTCATCCCTGGCTTTTTCGGATATTCCTACGAAGGGAATATTGTTACTTTTCCGCGCGGGGGGTCGGATATTACAGGCTCTATTATTGCCGCGGGACTCGATGCGACGGAATATGAAAACTTTACGGATGTGGATTCGATTTACTGTGTGAGTCCCAAAATGGTCCAGCAGCCACGCGAGCTGAAGGAGCTGACATATCGTGAAATGCGGGAGCTTGCGTATTCGGGATTTTCTGTTTTTCATGATGAAGCGCTGCAGCCGGTCGTTCAAAAAAGAATCCCGGTGTGCGTAAAAAATACGAATCGTCCTGAGGCACCAGGTACGAGAATTGTGCATGAGAGAAAGCTGGATGGCAGACCGGTGATCGGTATTGCCAGTGATGAAGGCTTCTGCAGTATCAACATCACAAAATACCTGATGAACCGGGAGCTCGGCTTTGGACGAAAGCTGCTTGCCATTCTTGAAGATGAAGGTATTTCATATGAACATACACCGTCAGGAATTGATAATATGTCCGTAATTCTGCGTGATCATCAGCTTTATAACGGACAGGAGAAGCGTGTGCTCGACCGTATTCGAAAGGAATTGAAGGTGGACGACCTTTACGTGGAGCGGGATCTTGCCATGATTATGGTTGTTGGAGAAGGCATGAATCAGACGGTAGGGATTGCTTCAAAAGCAACCACAGCACTTGCTGAAGCTGGGGCGAATATTAAAATGATTAACCAGGGATCAAGTGAGGTCAGCATGATGTTTGGTGTAAACGTAAAGGATGTGAAACGGGCTGTTCAAAGCCTGTACCGGATTTACTTTCCAGTGAAAGAGACAGTATAG
- a CDS encoding MFS transporter, with protein sequence MTDQQRINKATRNLFFFTGGEFIGTIGAHVYMFGISFFVLTLTGSATSFAMTLLFSMVPRIILSPIAGHIADRFPRKKILLFCHGIMTLIMLSVFFYTLSFGLNLPVIYLTSALIATFSTFAGISLTSGIGNFIDGDRIQRALSLTQSSTSLASILGPVLGGVMYGFFTIEVFLLTQVIAYSVTLFCEANIDFSLFKGKELESDSGKKETMWESLKAGVAYVKQDKILFPIMMVALWINFFFMAAIVGLPFIIIEVLGASSRQLGLIEGMIGVGTLVFSLYIATRKQSARPVRQVRIGMILFGLAFALMSLPLLVSLGSTGFVVFYMGLNFLVGGLMIVINIPLMVLLQKTTPESYKGRVFGLLETVASGISPLGLVLFGFLYDVISPQWIILTCAALLISVTLIGMHPSRVSDGDVPADEKSEVKQPTFAQA encoded by the coding sequence ATGACAGATCAACAGCGCATTAATAAGGCCACCCGAAACTTATTTTTCTTTACTGGTGGTGAATTCATCGGTACGATTGGTGCCCACGTCTATATGTTTGGAATCAGTTTTTTCGTATTAACATTGACCGGCTCTGCTACAAGCTTTGCGATGACACTCCTGTTTTCCATGGTGCCTAGAATTATCCTTTCACCGATAGCCGGACACATTGCTGACCGCTTTCCAAGAAAGAAAATTCTGCTGTTTTGTCACGGGATAATGACGCTCATCATGCTCTCTGTTTTCTTCTATACCTTATCGTTCGGTTTAAATCTGCCAGTCATTTATCTTACCTCAGCATTGATTGCAACCTTCTCAACATTTGCCGGAATTAGCCTGACATCCGGAATTGGGAACTTTATTGACGGTGACCGCATTCAAAGAGCACTTTCTCTTACGCAATCTTCTACTTCACTTGCCAGTATTTTAGGGCCTGTTCTTGGAGGAGTGATGTATGGATTTTTCACAATTGAAGTATTTTTATTAACTCAGGTTATTGCTTATTCAGTTACCCTGTTTTGTGAAGCCAATATTGACTTTTCTTTATTCAAAGGAAAAGAGCTTGAATCTGATTCCGGTAAAAAAGAAACGATGTGGGAAAGCTTGAAAGCCGGCGTTGCTTATGTAAAACAGGATAAAATTCTATTCCCCATCATGATGGTCGCACTGTGGATTAACTTTTTCTTTATGGCTGCGATTGTCGGCCTTCCGTTTATCATTATCGAGGTGTTAGGGGCAAGCTCAAGACAGCTCGGGCTGATTGAGGGGATGATTGGTGTTGGAACACTTGTTTTTTCGTTATATATCGCAACCCGAAAGCAATCAGCCAGGCCAGTTCGTCAAGTTCGTATAGGCATGATTTTGTTTGGCTTGGCCTTTGCCTTAATGTCATTACCGCTTCTCGTTTCATTAGGTTCCACAGGTTTCGTTGTCTTCTATATGGGACTCAACTTTTTAGTCGGAGGACTTATGATTGTGATTAATATTCCTCTCATGGTTCTGCTGCAAAAAACAACTCCTGAAAGCTACAAAGGACGTGTCTTCGGACTTCTGGAAACAGTAGCGAGTGGTATTTCCCCACTCGGACTCGTATTGTTCGGATTTTTATACGATGTCATTTCACCGCAATGGATCATCCTGACGTGTGCTGCGTTACTGATCAGCGTTACATTGATTGGCATGCATCCGTCACGTGTAAGTGATGGAGATGTTCCTGCTGATGAAAAGAGTGAAGTGAAGCAGCCGACATTCGCACAGGCATAA
- a CDS encoding NAD-dependent epimerase/dehydratase family protein, producing MTGKAVIEVGKVLLTGASGGLGTVLAHALKDQFELVLTNRSESDELPKDIPFIKADLNDYEAILSIFKEHDIETVLHFGGLPVENEFEDILDANIRGTYHIYEAARQTGTKRIVFASSIHAVGFLPAEGAPYDIHTETRPDTFYGLSKVYNENLGKLYHDKFGMEVVNLRICGCVEKPDSREHLMIWLSYADLTQLVEKSITADIQEVVTIYGISNNKHSFFKIDPDNQLGYAPVDDANEYLDDVPDEFGHPDDYKFVGGHEFVKKDAVED from the coding sequence ATGACAGGAAAGGCTGTGATCGAAGTGGGAAAAGTATTACTGACTGGCGCATCAGGCGGGCTCGGCACCGTTCTTGCCCATGCGCTAAAGGATCAATTTGAACTCGTGCTGACAAATCGCTCTGAATCAGACGAGCTACCAAAGGATATTCCATTTATTAAAGCGGATCTGAACGATTACGAAGCAATACTTTCTATTTTTAAGGAGCATGATATCGAAACCGTTCTTCATTTCGGCGGACTGCCCGTTGAAAATGAGTTTGAGGATATATTGGATGCCAACATCAGAGGAACTTATCACATCTATGAGGCAGCCAGACAAACCGGAACGAAACGGATTGTTTTTGCCAGCAGTATACATGCGGTCGGGTTTCTTCCTGCTGAAGGCGCTCCATACGATATTCATACCGAAACTAGACCCGATACATTTTACGGGCTGTCTAAAGTTTATAACGAGAATCTCGGCAAGCTTTATCACGACAAGTTCGGCATGGAAGTCGTCAACCTCAGAATCTGTGGCTGCGTGGAGAAACCCGATTCAAGGGAACACCTGATGATCTGGCTCAGTTACGCTGATTTAACACAGCTTGTCGAAAAATCAATCACGGCAGACATTCAAGAGGTCGTCACAATTTACGGGATCTCCAACAACAAACATAGCTTCTTCAAAATTGATCCTGATAATCAACTTGGGTATGCACCTGTCGATGATGCTAACGAATACCTCGATGACGTCCCGGACGAATTTGGTCACCCTGACGATTACAAGTTTGTCGGTGGACATGAGTTTGTGAAAAAGGATGCTGTGGAGGATTGA
- a CDS encoding peptide ABC transporter permease — MSGGGTMIPCGDGKRLKEMVEKADLEALWPGFTLTAYALYNREYVFLFKHPVCEGKDEPVVFEWDKRFVGNTLLLFEDYPTAIVNIEHVTRVEEVYPLLMHELFHGYQTLMDEKRFPDELIGVQYPVLKENIYMCIRERILLREALDTDSSAERQTLIARYVAIREKRRELLGEAFDYEVLIETVEGPSWYVEMKAFASIDNGTEVEAESRYREKLLEHEFTSLNLRGSCYSSGLALCLLLNKIKPSWKEQYFKQDKTLYDLVKEQVPVQLLDDKIESAEYEKEAARIFNLVKQNRRQKIKAFSKFEGYQLTIDGPMRAVFFDPMNMVNVDHQLLHQYFVKMQIKEQEYLINQPALTYYEDSVLQAKRLQLNLTEKPVVNGGSVNIPGIGEIQGAYSENGRLLHLVVSNQ, encoded by the coding sequence ATGAGCGGAGGTGGAACGATGATTCCATGTGGAGATGGGAAACGGCTAAAAGAAATGGTAGAGAAAGCGGATTTAGAAGCGCTTTGGCCAGGATTCACATTGACTGCCTATGCGCTTTATAACCGCGAATATGTTTTTCTGTTTAAACATCCGGTTTGTGAAGGGAAAGACGAGCCTGTTGTATTTGAGTGGGACAAGCGATTTGTGGGTAATACGCTGCTGTTATTCGAGGATTATCCTACGGCTATCGTTAATATTGAGCATGTAACCAGAGTAGAAGAAGTATATCCTTTGTTAATGCATGAACTATTTCATGGTTATCAGACATTAATGGATGAGAAACGTTTTCCAGATGAGCTGATCGGTGTTCAATACCCTGTGTTAAAAGAAAATATCTATATGTGTATCCGTGAAAGAATCCTATTACGTGAAGCACTAGACACAGATTCTTCAGCAGAACGTCAGACCCTGATTGCGCGCTACGTTGCGATCCGCGAAAAGCGTCGGGAATTGCTCGGGGAAGCATTTGATTACGAGGTATTAATTGAAACGGTTGAGGGTCCTTCGTGGTACGTTGAAATGAAAGCCTTTGCTTCAATTGATAATGGGACTGAAGTCGAAGCTGAAAGTCGCTACAGAGAAAAGCTTCTCGAGCACGAATTTACGAGCCTCAACTTGAGAGGCAGCTGCTATAGCTCAGGTCTTGCGTTATGCCTATTGCTAAACAAAATTAAGCCATCTTGGAAAGAGCAGTATTTCAAACAGGATAAGACGCTTTATGATCTTGTAAAAGAACAGGTGCCTGTTCAGTTATTGGACGACAAAATTGAATCGGCTGAATATGAAAAAGAAGCGGCAAGAATTTTTAACCTTGTAAAACAAAACCGCAGACAGAAAATTAAAGCATTCTCAAAATTTGAAGGCTACCAGCTGACAATTGATGGACCAATGCGTGCAGTATTTTTTGATCCAATGAACATGGTGAACGTAGACCATCAGTTGCTGCATCAGTATTTCGTCAAAATGCAAATCAAAGAGCAGGAGTATTTAATCAATCAGCCTGCGCTGACTTATTACGAGGACTCTGTGCTGCAGGCAAAGCGTCTTCAACTGAATCTCACAGAAAAGCCTGTTGTGAATGGCGGATCAGTCAATATTCCCGGAATCGGTGAAATCCAGGGCGCATACAGCGAAAACGGACGCCTCCTTCATCTTGTTGTTTCCAACCAATAA
- a CDS encoding zinc-binding dehydrogenase, with translation MKALLLHDKGQWRDMKVEEIETPKPGADEILVRVKAAGLNPVDYKTGQNGSPAWTYPHILGLDAAGVVEEAGADVTDLQKGDRVVFLADMARKGAYAEYIVTKAHTVSKLPDAVTFEEAAALPVAAYTAYQALFFKLHIQKDKSILIHAGAGGVGGFAIQLAKYAGLKVITTASSANHEYVKSLGADLAIDYNEDDFVEKTKQFTDGLGVDYILDTVGRDNATKSLKALAFNGQIAFIAGQPEMNESINFAHPISFHHVALGSVYQSGNRAEELTLKVMGDHLVELLAEGKISALVEQTIPLQDVPKGLEELETRKVKGKIVAVID, from the coding sequence ATGAAAGCTTTACTGCTACATGATAAAGGTCAATGGCGCGATATGAAAGTAGAGGAAATTGAAACGCCTAAGCCGGGTGCAGATGAAATTCTTGTACGGGTGAAGGCTGCAGGATTAAATCCCGTTGACTATAAAACCGGACAAAATGGCTCCCCTGCATGGACTTATCCGCATATTCTCGGCCTTGACGCAGCAGGCGTCGTGGAAGAGGCAGGGGCTGACGTTACAGACTTACAAAAAGGCGACCGCGTTGTTTTCCTGGCTGATATGGCACGAAAAGGCGCTTATGCAGAATACATTGTGACAAAGGCTCATACAGTATCCAAGCTGCCGGATGCCGTCACATTCGAAGAAGCGGCTGCGCTCCCTGTCGCTGCCTATACAGCGTATCAGGCACTATTCTTTAAACTCCATATCCAGAAAGATAAATCAATCCTGATTCACGCAGGTGCCGGCGGCGTTGGCGGTTTTGCGATTCAGCTCGCTAAATATGCAGGCTTAAAGGTAATTACAACCGCTTCCTCTGCAAATCATGAGTACGTGAAAAGTCTTGGTGCTGACCTGGCCATTGACTACAACGAAGACGACTTTGTTGAGAAAACGAAGCAATTCACAGATGGGCTAGGTGTGGATTATATCCTTGATACAGTCGGACGCGATAATGCCACTAAATCGTTGAAAGCATTGGCCTTTAACGGACAAATTGCTTTTATTGCAGGCCAGCCGGAAATGAATGAGTCGATCAATTTTGCTCATCCGATTTCATTTCACCACGTGGCGCTCGGCAGTGTTTATCAGTCCGGAAACCGCGCTGAAGAATTGACGCTGAAAGTAATGGGTGACCATCTGGTTGAATTGCTTGCAGAAGGAAAAATCTCAGCACTCGTGGAACAGACGATTCCGCTGCAGGACGTTCCGAAAGGGCTTGAAGAACTTGAAACACGTAAGGTAAAAGGTAAAATTGTAGCGGTTATTGATTAA
- a CDS encoding ABC transporter ATP-binding protein, which produces MLQRFFSYYKPHRKLFAVDFSCAVLVGILELGFPLAVAWFIDDLLPEGNWQAITWVSFLLLFLYLTSTSLQYVVNYWGHKLGINIETDMRQELFEHVQRQSFSFFDNTKTGHIMSRITNDLFDIGEMAHHGPEDLFIAIMTFIGAFWIMLTINVKLALVAIIVVPFLIWLITYCNVRMNKAWKSMYSNIAEVNARVEDSVSGARVVQSFTNEKHEIKRFTIDNKTYRQSKIGAYKVMSFSLSGIYIMTRLIVLVVLVYGAWLSFTGELSYGELVGFVLYVNVLFKPIDKISALLEMYPKGMAGFKRFTSLLDQAPVITDRPDAKMVSHLDGDIEFDHVSFSYDEKKPVLNDISLSLRSGETVAFVGPSGAGKTTICSLIPRFYDVEKGAIRIDGTDIRDMTTESLRKQIGIVQQDVFLFTGTLRENIAYGKLDATDEEIVEAARRANLESVIDSLPLGYHTQIGERGLKLSGGQKQRIALARMFLKNPPILILDEATSALDTETESIIQEAIEELAKGRTTLVIAHRLATIRKADRVVVVTEDGIAEDGTHAELLEKDGIFANLHRVQYEQV; this is translated from the coding sequence ATGCTTCAGCGATTTTTCTCTTATTACAAACCCCATCGTAAGCTGTTCGCTGTGGATTTCAGCTGTGCGGTGTTAGTCGGTATTTTAGAGCTGGGTTTTCCACTTGCAGTAGCCTGGTTTATTGATGACCTGCTGCCTGAAGGAAACTGGCAGGCCATCACATGGGTGAGTTTTTTGCTATTGTTTCTCTATCTCACAAGTACCTCTCTTCAGTACGTTGTAAACTACTGGGGACATAAACTTGGCATTAATATTGAAACAGATATGCGCCAGGAGCTGTTCGAACACGTTCAGCGACAGTCATTCTCGTTTTTTGATAATACCAAAACGGGACATATCATGAGCCGTATCACAAACGATCTTTTTGATATCGGGGAGATGGCTCACCACGGGCCTGAGGATTTATTTATTGCGATTATGACCTTTATCGGCGCGTTCTGGATTATGCTGACGATCAACGTTAAGCTGGCACTCGTTGCCATCATTGTTGTGCCGTTTCTCATCTGGCTGATTACCTATTGTAATGTACGGATGAATAAGGCGTGGAAATCCATGTACAGTAACATTGCAGAGGTCAATGCACGCGTGGAGGACAGCGTATCCGGCGCGCGTGTTGTTCAGTCATTTACAAACGAAAAGCATGAAATCAAGCGTTTCACAATTGATAACAAAACGTACCGCCAGTCTAAAATTGGCGCATACAAGGTGATGTCGTTCAGTCTGTCGGGGATTTATATCATGACACGTCTGATTGTCCTTGTTGTTCTTGTGTATGGTGCGTGGCTCAGCTTTACAGGAGAGCTGTCTTACGGTGAACTTGTCGGATTTGTTCTTTATGTAAATGTGTTATTTAAACCGATTGATAAAATCAGCGCACTGCTTGAAATGTATCCAAAAGGCATGGCCGGTTTTAAACGTTTTACGAGTTTACTGGATCAGGCGCCGGTGATCACGGACCGTCCTGATGCGAAAATGGTCAGCCATTTAGATGGAGACATCGAGTTTGACCATGTTTCATTCAGTTATGATGAGAAAAAGCCTGTATTAAATGACATCTCACTTTCCCTGCGCAGTGGAGAAACGGTCGCTTTTGTCGGACCATCCGGAGCAGGAAAAACAACGATCTGTTCACTCATTCCGCGTTTTTATGATGTGGAGAAGGGGGCGATCCGGATTGACGGAACCGACATCCGTGACATGACAACTGAATCTCTGCGCAAACAGATCGGAATCGTACAGCAGGATGTCTTCCTGTTCACCGGGACGCTCCGTGAAAATATTGCGTACGGAAAGCTCGATGCGACAGATGAAGAAATCGTAGAAGCCGCAAGACGAGCAAACCTTGAATCAGTCATCGATTCACTTCCGCTCGGCTACCATACACAGATCGGGGAGAGAGGCCTGAAGCTCTCGGGCGGGCAGAAGCAGCGTATTGCCCTCGCGCGGATGTTCCTTAAAAATCCGCCTATTCTGATTCTCGATGAAGCGACCTCCGCACTCGATACGGAAACAGAATCGATTATCCAGGAAGCCATTGAAGAGCTGGCAAAAGGCCGGACAACCCTTGTCATTGCCCACCGTCTTGCTACGATTCGTAAAGCAGACAGGGTCGTCGTGGTGACAGAGGACGGTATTGCAGAGGATGGCACGCATGCCGAACTGCTTGAGAAGGATGGCATTTTTGCGAATCTGCATCGCGTGCAGTACGAACAGGTGTAA
- a CDS encoding helix-turn-helix domain-containing protein encodes MNNLGERIRKLRKERKMTLVDVAGDFMTKGMLSLIENGRSNPSMESLQHIARQLDVDVHFLLEEQASEELQQFIRSLEERIQDSERDLQLDKYKTLLKQLDQEIAEYLKMNLPATYEKGRLLEIGSRVKRGILQKPTDESKALSQQAAAVYDQLSLFNRAYKVQLDHALDLFLEKKYEEALNYLRDKKRHYLSRTVVADPLVQIESDYNEAVYLYAVGKNEEGTAIIDELLAFTKRRSIFHQMDDIYRIASFNSLLTGDEEKFLYYLKKSRQFAEFKESKMEIESTYFMEIHWINEFKKDHKKALQMLEEMEDGIDEDDSWNGLEKARAYYGLGDIERALEELSDFTIPSSVYHPFDITMLYTTYSYRALCLAHKGQWEEAMKDAELAKSAVKDFPHTPYHDFIYDTWEKIHQQSLS; translated from the coding sequence ATGAATAATCTTGGAGAACGTATACGAAAACTGAGAAAGGAACGGAAAATGACGCTTGTGGATGTCGCTGGCGATTTTATGACAAAGGGTATGCTCAGTTTAATTGAAAACGGGCGCTCGAATCCTTCTATGGAGAGCTTGCAGCATATTGCGCGTCAGCTTGATGTGGATGTGCATTTTCTATTGGAAGAACAGGCTTCAGAAGAGTTGCAGCAATTCATTCGCAGCCTTGAAGAGCGGATTCAGGATTCAGAGCGTGACCTGCAATTAGACAAATATAAAACACTATTAAAACAACTCGATCAGGAAATAGCTGAATATCTAAAAATGAACCTTCCCGCCACCTACGAAAAAGGAAGGCTGCTTGAAATTGGTTCAAGGGTGAAAAGAGGCATTTTGCAGAAGCCGACAGATGAAAGTAAAGCACTCTCCCAACAGGCGGCAGCAGTATATGACCAGCTGTCATTGTTCAACAGGGCGTATAAAGTTCAGCTGGATCATGCGCTGGATCTGTTCCTCGAGAAAAAATATGAAGAGGCACTGAATTATTTAAGGGATAAAAAAAGGCATTATTTATCGAGAACAGTGGTTGCTGATCCGCTCGTTCAAATTGAGTCAGATTATAATGAAGCAGTTTATTTATATGCAGTTGGGAAAAATGAAGAGGGGACGGCAATTATAGACGAGTTACTTGCTTTTACGAAGCGACGCAGTATTTTTCATCAGATGGATGATATATACCGGATCGCTTCATTTAACTCACTATTGACAGGTGATGAAGAGAAGTTCCTTTACTATTTAAAGAAATCCCGTCAGTTTGCTGAGTTTAAGGAAAGTAAAATGGAAATTGAAAGTACTTATTTTATGGAGATCCATTGGATCAATGAATTCAAGAAAGATCACAAAAAAGCGCTACAGATGCTGGAGGAAATGGAAGATGGGATTGATGAGGATGATTCTTGGAACGGTCTCGAAAAAGCCCGAGCTTACTATGGTCTGGGAGATATCGAACGTGCCCTTGAAGAATTAAGTGATTTTACCATTCCTTCATCCGTTTATCATCCGTTTGATATCACAATGCTGTATACTACTTATTCGTACCGGGCCCTTTGCCTCGCACACAAAGGACAATGGGAAGAAGCAATGAAAGATGCAGAGCTTGCAAAATCAGCAGTCAAAGATTTTCCACATACGCCATATCATGATTTTATTTATGACACCTGGGAAAAGATTCATCAGCAATCTTTATCCTGA